From one Cardiocondyla obscurior isolate alpha-2009 linkage group LG06, Cobs3.1, whole genome shotgun sequence genomic stretch:
- the Trmt6 gene encoding tRNA (adenine(58)-N(1))-methyltransferase non-catalytic subunit TRM6 has protein sequence MSVVAPDTCESIKDVITIGTHVIVKKQDFSKVYKVSEDGILMLGKDQKVKMHEIIGKPYWSTFEMVPVTDSKGIFTLKLRDQIESWDDLKGELSGCDNRSITDDGTSQRLSKEEILQLQEAGKTGKEIIGSLIENSTSFAAKTEYSQEKYIKKKERKYFKFLTIHKTSILSLHEIYFTSKRKHEKIGGLRMDTLAQILSYSDVQSDGLHLLYSSGYQGLPAAAMLNRIGMNTTGYLINLHPGNMPQTTFIEAMNFPQEMKDRHVAVNIYSFLRLHYQGESSIIDSISISKKFIGNIKETHSVQKLTEEFNGENKNNEATRMDMELLELKTETKENDILLISDTEEDTNILKRKFESEKPDKEVAPAKKPKWLLETKHAVDLLTNSKARGLTIVAKEHPLQIANALLPFLGISRPFVIFHAHREPLQETYVELKKKGNVINVKLFTNFLRSYQVLPDRTHPDILTNDTGGYILTGYLVE, from the coding sequence ATGAGTGTTGTCGCGCCAGACACGTGCGAGTCCATAAAGGACGTAATTACGATAGGCACTCATGTGATTGTCAAAAAACAAGACTTCAGCAAAGTATACAAGGTATCTGAAGATGGTATTTTGATGTTGGGGAAAGACCAAAAGGTGAAAATGCACGAAATTATTGGTAAACCATATTGGAGTACCTTCGAGATGGTGCCTGTAACAGACAGCAAGGGCATTTTTACTCTAAAATTAAGAGACCAGATAGAATCATGGGATGATCTTAAAGGTGAGTTAAGTGGTTGTGACAATCGTTCTATTACAGACGATGGTACATCTCAGAGGCTGTCAAAAGAGGAGATTCTTCAGCTGCAAGAGGCTGGTAAGACTGGTAAAGAGATAATTGGTAGCCTTATTGAAAATAGCACATCTTTTGCTGCCAAAACAGAATACTCACAAGAGAAATATATCAAGAAAAAGGAACgcaaatatttcaagtttttGACAATACATAAGACATCAATATTGTCTTtacatgaaatatattttacatcaaAAAGAAAACATGAAAAAATTGGAGGGCTGAGGATGGATACTTTGGCACAAATACTATCCTACAGTGATGTACAATCTGATGGTTTACATTTGTTGTACAGTAGTGGATATCAGGGATTGCCTGCAGCAGCCATGCTCAACAGAATAGGCATGAATACTACTGGCTACTTAATTAACCTACATCCAGGTAACATGCCTCAAACTACATTTATTGAAGCCATGAATTTTCCACAGGAAATGAAAGACAGACATGTTGCAGTAAATATTTATAGTTTTTTGAGATTGCACTATCAAGGTGAATCTAGCATTATAGACAGTATTTCcatatctaaaaaatttattggtAACATTAAAGAAACTCATAGTGTTCAGAAACTTACAGAGGAATTTaatggagaaaataaaaataatgaagcaACAAGAATGGATATGGAACTTTTAGAATTGAAAACTGagacaaaagaaaatgatattttacttataagTGATACTGAAGAAGAtaccaatattttaaaacgaaaattcGAATCTGAAAAGCCTGATAAAGAAGTAGCACCTGCAAAGAAACCAAAATGGCTATTAGAGACAAAACATGCTGTGGATTTATTAACCAACTCAAAGGCTCGCGGTTTAACTATTGTAGCAAAAGAACACCCTTTACAAATTGCAAATGCATTGCTACCCTTTTTAGGAATCTCGCGGCCGTTTGTTATTTTCCATGCTCATCGAGAGCCCTTGCAAGAGACTTATGTagaacttaaaaaaaagggcaatgtaataaatgtgAAACTGTTCACAAACTTTTTACGATCGTATCAGGTATTACCAGACAGGACACATCCTGACATTTTAACAAATGATACTGGTGGTTATATTTTAACAGGTTATTTAgttgaataa
- the Stc gene encoding protein shuttle craft → MASWNGSYPEDVNYLMYADQNAADAAAGNWQYFPGTSSYLRDIPASSYYPGTSGSRHVYEQNRSGTTFYQVGAQHSLNMVPLDNNAYQKRVLPNTSSADSVQPLNATPMSCNGSFFTQDNYKPKFKGSQAKTAGKNVPSPAGDVVQSAIVKNSNLHFTANEFVPNQARFKRDTRFRRYDNSNTTGNGFNVCAQEFKPKSSDKSSASDDRGKNERRYENRRDTNYRQKKPQNTQAAQASRFNYKDTQRTYNTRNYNKFQNGKYYNRKYQSDIEQNTAGESYSSTTDSTAFNSQENKIIAEEMQENDSFSGAKIRSGEEASHENSNSENTSSKNSEAQRNDKRFSSTSNYHRHNLDDMHSEPGVRRKTSMTTTKYVPRRNNEMTNNKEKRMKNWRDRTESNEMAHVPQGKNPKKRHDIDDDVSQRERLTEQLNKGTLECLVCYEHIKQNDYVWSCNNCYHVLHLKCIKKWAKSSQSDNKSWKCPACRDVSFLVPENYFCFCGKMKIPEWNRRDVAHSCGEICGRPLSKNNCTHKCTLLCHPGSCPQCIAMVTKYCGCGRTSKMLLCSAQQFLMCDSICGKDLSCGKHTCQKKCHQGECEPCDKIVQQVCFCGKKTQEVPCRANTTDTYSCDNICNKPLDCEKHYCQKICHPEPCEPCSLTPERVTMCCCGQTLLTEKRESCTDPVPTCDKICSKRLKCGQPSNPHTCKAPCHMGECPECDLSTDVKCRCGNMDREIDCKDLTTKADDARCEKRCKKKRSCGKHNCNQLCCIDIEHICPLPCSKTLSCGRHKCQDRCHIGRCSPCWESSFEELYCECGSEVIYPPVPCGTRRPTCNRPCSREHQCNHEVLHNCHSEPTCTPCSVLTQRWCHGRHELRNAVPCHVKEISCGLPCNKPLACGWHKCITMCHAGPCERPGQQCTQPCATIRELCGHICGAPCHEGKCPDTPCKEMVKVTCQCGHRTTSRVCADNAREYQRIASNILASKMADMQLGHSVNLEEVFGQGAKKQNQLKTLECNDECKTIERNRRLALGLQIVNPDLSGKLMPRYSDYMKQWAKKDPHFCQIIHDKLTELVQLAKTSKQKSRSYSFDVMNREKRHFVHEACTHFGCESQAYDEEPKRNIVATAVKDKCWLPSYSLLEMIQREKGQRKVPGPVLNTSKGNNSTKTVLSLPVKQNQQLLLSSSTAKTADKEIDYFDFRG, encoded by the exons ATGGCCAGCTGGAACGGATCGTATCCGGAGGACGTGAATTACTTGATGTACGCCGACCAGAACGCGGCGGACGCTGCCGCGGGTAATTGGCAGTACTTCCCGGGGACGAGCTCGTACCTGCGCGACATACCTGCATCAAGCTACTATCCAGGAACGTCCGGGAGTCGGCACGTCTACGAGCAAAACAGGTCAGGAACAACTTTCTATCAGGTCGGTGCTCAACATTCCTTGAACATGGTGCCTTTGGACAACAATGCCTATCAGAAACGTGTACTGCCAAACACTTCATCCGCGGACAGCGTACAACCGTTAAATGCCACCCCAATGTCATGTAACGGATCGTTCTTTACTCAGGATAATTACAAACCAAAGTTCAAGGGCAGCCAAGCCAAAACTGCCGGCAAGAACGTGCCATCACCAGCGGGCGATGTCGTTCAATCTGCAATAGTGAAGAATTCCAATTTGCATTTTACAGCCAATGAATTTGTGCCGAATCAGGCAAGGTTTAAAAGGGATACTAGATTTAGGCGGTACGATAATAGTAACACCACAGGAAACGGTTTTAACGTTTGCGCGCAAGAATTTAAGCCAAAATCGAGCGATAAATCATCCGCGTCGGACGATAGGGGCAAAAATGAGAGGCGCTATGAAAATAGAAGAGATACAAATTACAGGCAGAAAAAACCTCAGAACACACAGGCTGCACAAGCTTCGAGATTTAATTACAAGGATACTCAGAGAACGTATAATACGAGAAATTACAATAAGTTTCAGAATGGCAAATATTACAATAGAAAATATCAGTCAGACATAGAGCAAAATACCGCTGGAGAATCTTACTCGTCTACAACTGATTCAACTGCATTTAATTCTCAGGAAAATAAGATTATTGCGGAGGAAATGCAGGAGAATGACTCGTTTTCAGGCGCAAAAATTAGAAGCGGAGAAGAAGCATCGCATGAAAATAGTAATTCCGAAAACACGTCTTCgaaaaattctgaagcacaacGAAATGATAAACGATTTTCCAGTACATCTAATTATCATAGACACAATTTGGATGATATGCACTCTGAACCTGGTGTAAGGCGAAAAACATCGATGACCACAACAAAGTATGTGCCAAGAAGAAACAATGAAATGACGAATAATAAGgagaaaagaatgaaaaattgGAGAGATAGAACAGAATCTAATGAGATGGCACATGTACCACAGGgaaaaaatccaaagaagAGACATGACattg atgATGACGTAAGTCAAAGAGAAAGATTAACCGAACAACTGAATAAGGGAACATTGGAATGTCTGGTCTGTTATGAGCATATCAAACAAAATGATTACGTTTGGTCTTGCAACAATTGTTATCACGTATTGCATCTaaagtgtataaaaaaatgggCAAAATCATCTCAGAGTG ATAATAAAAGTTGGAAGTGTCCTGCTTGTCGGGATGTTAGTTTTCTTGTGCCtgaaaattacttttgtttctgcggaaaaatgaaaataccTGAGTGGAATCGCAGAGACGTGGCGCATTCGTGTGGTGAGATCTGTGGCCGACCTTTATCCAAGAATAATTGTACTCACAAATGTACTCTGCTCTGCCATCCCGGCTCTTGTCCACAATGTATAGCAATGGTGACTAAATATTGCGGCTGCGGTAGAACATCAAAGATGCTTTTGTGTAGCGCGCAACAATTTTTAATGTGCGATTCAATATGCGGGAAAGATTTGTCGTGTGGCAAGCATACTTGCCAAAAGAAATGTCATCAAGGAGAGTGTGAACCTTGCGACAAAATTGTGCAACaag TATGTTTTTGTGGTAAGAAAACTCAGGAAGTACCTTGCCGAGCCAATACTACGGATACATATTCCTGtgataatatttgtaataagcCATTAGACTGTGAAAAACATTATTGTCAGAAAATATGTCATCCGGAGCCTTGCGAACCCTGTTCCTTAACGCCTGAAAGAGTTACGATGTGTTGTTGTGGACAAACATTATTAActgaaaaaagagaaagttgTACAGATCCTGTGCCAACTTGCGATAAAATCTGTTCCAAACGTTTAAAATGTGGTCAACCTA GTAATCCGCATACCTGCAAAGCACCGTGTCACATGGGAGAATGTCCAGAATGTGATTTAAGCACGGATGTTAAATGTCGATGCGGTAATATGGATCGTGAGATTGATTGCAAAGATTTAACGACTAAGGCCGATGATGCACGTTGCGAAAaacgttgcaaaaaaaaaagatcttgtGGTAAGCATAACTGCAATCAATTGTGCTGTATTGACATTGAACACATCTGTCCATTACCGTGTTCGAAAACCTTAAGCTGCGGTCGGCATAAGTGCCAGGATAGATGTCATATAG gcaGATGTTCGCCTTGCTGGGAAAGCAGTTTCGAAGAATTGTACTGCGAGTGTGGTTCCGAAGTAATTTATCCACCAGTACCATGCGGCACAAGGAGACCCACTTGCAACCGACCGTGTTCGCGCGAACATCAGTGCAATCACGAGGTATTGCACAATTGTCACAGTGAACCTACATGTACACCGTGCAGCGTTCTAACTCAGAGATGGTGTCACGGCAGACACGAACTCAGAAATGCAGTACCGTGCCATGTGAAAGAAATCTCGTGCGGTCTGCCTTGTAACAAGCCGTTAGCGTGTGGATGGCATAAATGTATTACAATGTGCCACGCTGGACCCTGTGAGAGACCCGGACAGCAATGCACGCAACCTTGTGCTACAATAAGAGAACTGTGCGGGCATATCTGTGGCGCTCCATGCCACGAAGGAAAGTGTCCAGATACGCCTTGCAAAGAAATGGTTAAG GTTACGTGCCAGTGTGGACATAGAACTACAAGTCGCGTCTGTGCAGATAATGCACGGGAATATCAAAGAATAGCAAGCAACATATTAGCTAGTAAGATGGCCGATATGCAGCTTGGTCACTCTGTTAATTTAGAAGAAGTGTTCGGACAGGGagcgaaaaaacaaaatcaattaaaaactttagaaTGTAACGACGAGTGTAAAACaatagaaagaaatagaagactCGCATTAGGCCTGCAGATAGTTAACCCAGATTTAAGTGGCAAATTAATGCCTAGGTATAGTGATTACATGAAACAATGGGCTAAGAAAGACCCACATTTCTGCCAAATAATCCACGACAAATTGACGGAATTGGTGCAGCTAGCAAAGACGTCCAAACAGAAGTCTCGCAGTTACTCTTTTGACGTTATGAATAGAGAAAAGCGTCATTTTGTACACGAGGCGTGCACACACTTTGGCTGTGAAAGCCAAGCATATGACGAAGAgccaaaaagaaatattgttgCTACTGCCGTAAAAGATAag TGTTGGCTACCAAGTTACAGTTTACTAGAAATGatacaaagagagaaaggacaAAGAAAAGTTCCGGGTCCGGTACTTAATACTTCAAAAGGAAATAATTCTACAAA gACTGTTCTTTCGTTACCCGTAAAACAAAATCAACAATTGTTGCTATCATCATCAACTGCTAAAACTGCTGATAAAGAAATAgattattttgattttcgAGGATAA